One bacterium genomic region harbors:
- a CDS encoding ParB N-terminal domain-containing protein, with product MNEKDFNTTPEETQRRVSDKIKAKGRKIIEKKNKVLKRLVVEYVGVNDLKPNDYNPNRQSEHDFELLLKSMEEDGFTQPIVALQDGTIVDGEHRWRAARTLGYDQIPVVFTDMTPEQMRIATLRHNRARGSEDINLTADVIRDLQELGAIDWAMDSLMMSEVEMQRLLEDIAAPEDLAGDDFNDSWRPDEIAEEDLDRAKQGKTAAYEIKTHEDGTVHVSAMSKRAAQDIREREKIIQEAKTTEERNMKMRENKLFRLSLIFSGEEADLVKSVLGDEPAQRIVSLCRQQQERKAS from the coding sequence ATGAACGAGAAGGACTTCAACACCACTCCGGAAGAGACGCAGCGCAGAGTATCGGACAAGATCAAGGCCAAAGGCCGCAAGATCATTGAAAAGAAAAACAAGGTCCTGAAGCGATTGGTTGTCGAGTACGTGGGTGTGAACGACCTCAAGCCCAACGACTACAACCCGAATCGCCAGAGCGAGCACGACTTCGAACTGCTCTTGAAGTCGATGGAAGAGGACGGCTTCACGCAGCCGATAGTCGCGCTCCAGGACGGGACCATCGTTGACGGAGAACATCGCTGGAGAGCGGCGCGCACGCTCGGATACGATCAGATTCCGGTGGTCTTCACGGACATGACGCCCGAGCAGATGCGCATCGCAACGCTCAGGCATAACCGAGCCAGAGGCAGCGAGGACATCAACCTCACCGCCGATGTCATCCGAGACCTTCAAGAGCTTGGCGCCATCGATTGGGCGATGGACAGCCTGATGATGAGCGAGGTCGAGATGCAACGCCTACTCGAGGACATAGCCGCACCGGAAGACCTGGCGGGCGATGACTTCAACGACAGCTGGCGACCGGATGAGATCGCGGAAGAAGACCTCGACAGAGCCAAGCAGGGAAAGACAGCCGCCTACGAGATCAAGACGCATGAGGACGGCACGGTCCATGTCTCGGCCATGAGTAAGAGAGCGGCCCAGGACATACGAGAGCGCGAGAAGATCATTCAGGAGGCCAAGACAACCGAAGAACGCAACATGAAGATGAGAGAGAACAAGCTGTTCAGGTTGTCTCTCATCTTCAGTGGCGAGGAAGCCGATCTGGTGAAGTCAGTCCTGGGAGACGAACCGGCACAACGAATCGTCAGTCTGTGCAGACAGCAGCAGGAGCGTAAGGCAAGCTGA
- a CDS encoding methyltransferase domain-containing protein: MTQTRTIEAEVAFDALGEVYDASFRREIDLAENAAIFELLRKHIRYLGDKSVGDRCVLDLGCGTGLFLEYVDLRPACFLGIDISAAMLEQARAKFPEHCFEKGRMENIQAPAESFDLVASLFGSLSYCEYPPLAVAEMFRVLRPGGKVFVMGFGPRYESTRQDITAAHGFRVPKRCWTNREFQDLFQGFRMLDSFGFSCCQEKMSPNPNASLSHQLVLEADTLGRVWPDRCFFQVYVGEKDATAL; encoded by the coding sequence ATGACACAGACTCGAACGATTGAGGCGGAGGTGGCTTTCGACGCCCTGGGAGAGGTCTACGACGCGAGTTTCCGGCGCGAGATCGACCTGGCCGAGAACGCGGCGATCTTCGAACTGCTCAGGAAGCACATTCGCTACCTGGGCGACAAGAGCGTGGGCGACAGATGCGTCCTCGATCTCGGTTGCGGGACCGGCCTTTTCCTCGAGTACGTCGATCTGCGTCCGGCATGCTTCCTCGGCATCGACATCTCGGCGGCCATGCTGGAACAGGCCCGAGCGAAGTTCCCTGAGCACTGCTTCGAGAAGGGCCGCATGGAGAACATCCAGGCGCCCGCAGAGTCGTTCGACCTGGTGGCGAGCCTGTTCGGCAGCCTTTCCTACTGCGAGTATCCGCCCCTGGCCGTGGCCGAGATGTTCCGCGTGCTGCGGCCCGGCGGCAAGGTCTTCGTGATGGGGTTCGGGCCGCGCTACGAGTCCACCCGGCAAGACATCACCGCCGCTCACGGCTTCAGGGTGCCGAAACGCTGCTGGACCAACCGAGAGTTCCAAGACCTGTTTCAGGGGTTCCGCATGCTGGACTCGTTCGGCTTCAGCTGCTGTCAAGAGAAGATGTCTCCGAACCCGAACGCTTCTCTGTCGCATCAACTCGTCCTGGAGGCGGACACCCTCGGCCGGGTCTGGCCGGACAGATGCTTCTTCCAGGTCTACGTCGGAGAAAAAGATGCCACGGCGCTATGA
- a CDS encoding HNH endonuclease, with protein sequence MPCAPPKPCAHPGCPALVERGRRYCPKHQRQERQRSDEARGTAAERGYGSRWQRASKRFLEKNKLCAECERQDRLTKATVTDHIVPHKGNQKLFWDQSNWQPLCKPCHDRKTAREDGGFGNG encoded by the coding sequence ATGCCCTGCGCCCCGCCGAAACCCTGCGCTCATCCCGGGTGTCCGGCGCTGGTCGAGAGAGGTCGACGGTACTGCCCGAAGCATCAGCGCCAGGAGCGGCAGCGCAGTGACGAAGCCCGCGGCACCGCGGCTGAACGCGGCTACGGCAGTCGATGGCAGAGAGCCAGCAAGCGGTTCCTGGAGAAAAACAAGCTCTGTGCCGAGTGCGAGCGGCAAGACCGACTGACCAAGGCCACGGTCACGGATCACATCGTTCCGCACAAGGGAAATCAGAAGCTGTTTTGGGATCAATCGAACTGGCAACCGCTCTGCAAGCCCTGTCATGATCGAAAGACCGCGAGAGAGGACGGCGGGTTCGGAAATGGCTGA
- a CDS encoding peptidoglycan recognition protein family protein: MRPTHIILHHSATQDGRTLSWDDIKRYHIQTNGWKDIGYHFGIEQVEAETVILVGRMMDEVGAHCVGMNSKSLGVCFVGNFDLAAPPKESWDAGVRLVSSLCRVFGIPHENVQGHRDYSDKTCPGRKFDLALFRSQLTGGENA; the protein is encoded by the coding sequence ATGCGCCCGACTCACATCATCCTTCACCACAGCGCCACCCAGGACGGCAGAACGCTCTCCTGGGACGACATCAAGCGTTACCACATCCAGACGAACGGCTGGAAGGACATCGGCTATCACTTCGGCATCGAGCAGGTGGAAGCCGAGACCGTGATCCTCGTTGGCCGAATGATGGACGAGGTCGGGGCCCACTGCGTCGGGATGAACTCCAAGTCGCTTGGGGTGTGCTTCGTCGGAAACTTCGACCTGGCCGCGCCGCCGAAAGAGTCCTGGGATGCCGGGGTCCGCTTGGTGAGCTCACTGTGCCGAGTCTTCGGCATCCCTCACGAGAACGTCCAGGGCCACCGTGACTATTCCGACAAGACTTGTCCGGGCCGGAAATTCGATCTGGCCCTTTTCCGCAGTCAACTCACAGGAGGGGAAAATGCTTGA
- a CDS encoding T9SS type A sorting domain-containing protein produces the protein MRTITLLLLALLGPCAALAAVDQWSTYTLDDGLPVLNVHAVAADRRGNVFFGFGADWNGIALYDRQAQAVAPLPCPFEGCHVEDLAVDTTGAVWCLTDEGRLLLYKGSEWSEVQVEVGYQAIRFRKLITDRPGSIWLASGYGVIRYDGLGWTRFSDQDGLLSSNVHDICLDYSGLVWCATDSCLAVFAGAGWLSLTAADGLPGGGYDLIAAGPDGSVWSVTADEKIVQISPEKVITYQIGQYWWEQGVPPGKSLCLTVDRYGHPWVCGSYRYGEDGKGYSTFDGNRWHKYAYPDRDSSSTVTDAAVDSTGNLWFATLGSGVRKLGELDGLKVYGTEQGLPYNQFNAVAEDSKGRLWFGSSEHDSILGFDGTRWKSVPLPNPVDLEPPTVPPAATVPTDSAGVPGYKNVDPPRVYHLATDSSDNLWCGTSAGLLKYDGEKWELVFQNWSTDPTSWVNALYLDSSNNLWVGTYAGVRRWDGGQWRLYDASNGLASNAVYSIAQDSHGDMWFGGSSGKMSRFDGQKWTSYTLSNFATPHEIGNIATDRMGNVYAAESNVGVKKFDGNGWTTMSGISSTWSIHLALDSLDGLWAGNYSGLSKWDGRKWVPQEDNSGFLNSINTLMLDSHNHLWLATNDGLRSFNPVRGVKRADSPLPNGNEGITPIVNATPSLPRAFSLGQNVPNPFNPSTTIGFSLAGYNPERVCLKVYDLRGRLVRTLLDRLFAPGAYSVLWSGDDDSGRRLGSGVYFYRLSAGEFTRTRKMVLLK, from the coding sequence ATGAGAACGATAACGCTGCTGTTGCTGGCTCTACTCGGTCCCTGCGCCGCCCTGGCCGCTGTCGACCAGTGGAGCACCTACACCTTGGATGACGGGCTGCCGGTGCTGAACGTGCACGCCGTGGCCGCCGACCGCCGGGGGAATGTGTTCTTCGGTTTCGGCGCGGACTGGAACGGCATCGCCCTCTACGACCGTCAGGCCCAGGCCGTGGCCCCGCTCCCGTGCCCGTTCGAGGGCTGCCACGTGGAGGACCTGGCTGTCGACACCACCGGAGCGGTCTGGTGCCTGACCGATGAGGGCCGTCTGCTGCTGTACAAAGGCTCGGAATGGAGCGAGGTGCAGGTCGAGGTGGGCTATCAGGCCATCCGGTTCAGAAAGCTTATCACCGACCGGCCAGGCTCGATCTGGCTGGCCAGCGGCTACGGGGTGATCCGGTACGACGGCCTGGGCTGGACGAGGTTCTCCGACCAGGACGGCCTGCTATCCTCGAACGTGCACGATATATGCCTGGATTACAGCGGCCTGGTCTGGTGCGCCACCGATTCGTGCCTGGCGGTGTTCGCCGGCGCCGGCTGGCTGTCCCTCACCGCGGCGGACGGTTTGCCGGGGGGCGGCTACGATCTTATCGCCGCCGGGCCGGACGGCAGTGTCTGGTCGGTCACGGCGGATGAAAAAATCGTCCAGATCAGCCCGGAGAAAGTAATTACCTACCAGATCGGGCAGTACTGGTGGGAGCAGGGCGTACCACCCGGCAAGAGCCTCTGCCTGACTGTCGACCGGTACGGTCACCCCTGGGTTTGCGGCAGCTACAGGTACGGCGAGGACGGGAAAGGCTACAGCACTTTCGACGGGAACAGATGGCACAAGTACGCCTACCCGGACCGCGACAGCAGCAGCACGGTCACGGATGCGGCTGTGGACAGCACGGGCAACCTGTGGTTCGCCACCCTCGGCTCCGGGGTGCGCAAGCTGGGCGAGTTGGACGGCCTGAAAGTGTACGGCACGGAGCAGGGGCTGCCTTACAATCAGTTCAATGCGGTTGCCGAGGATTCCAAAGGCAGGCTCTGGTTCGGATCATCCGAGCACGATTCGATCCTCGGGTTCGACGGGACCCGGTGGAAATCCGTTCCCTTACCCAATCCGGTCGATCTTGAGCCGCCCACTGTTCCTCCCGCGGCCACTGTTCCTACTGATTCCGCCGGCGTCCCCGGTTACAAAAATGTGGATCCGCCACGCGTATATCATCTCGCCACGGATTCCTCCGACAACCTGTGGTGTGGCACCAGTGCCGGATTGCTGAAATATGACGGAGAAAAGTGGGAGCTTGTCTTCCAGAACTGGTCTACCGACCCGACAAGCTGGGTTAACGCTTTATACCTGGATTCCAGCAACAACCTCTGGGTTGGCACCTATGCGGGTGTAAGGAGATGGGACGGCGGTCAGTGGCGGTTGTACGATGCCAGTAATGGCCTGGCAAGCAACGCGGTCTATTCAATCGCCCAGGATTCACACGGCGACATGTGGTTCGGCGGCTCCTCCGGGAAGATGAGCCGGTTCGACGGCCAAAAGTGGACGAGTTATACCCTCTCCAACTTCGCCACTCCACACGAGATTGGAAATATCGCAACGGACAGAATGGGAAACGTTTATGCGGCCGAATCCAATGTGGGGGTAAAAAAGTTCGATGGGAACGGCTGGACCACCATGAGCGGAATTTCCTCGACCTGGTCGATCCACTTAGCTCTGGATTCGCTGGACGGCCTCTGGGCCGGCAATTACAGCGGTCTGTCGAAGTGGGACGGCCGCAAATGGGTGCCGCAGGAGGACAACTCCGGTTTTCTCAATTCGATCAATACGCTTATGCTCGATTCCCACAACCATCTCTGGCTGGCCACGAACGACGGTCTGCGCAGTTTCAACCCGGTCCGGGGCGTGAAGCGGGCGGATTCGCCTCTGCCGAACGGGAACGAGGGGATAACCCCCATTGTCAACGCAACGCCCTCGCTGCCGAGAGCCTTTTCTCTCGGGCAGAATGTCCCCAACCCGTTCAATCCCTCGACCACGATCGGCTTTTCCCTGGCCGGGTACAATCCGGAGCGGGTGTGTCTCAAGGTGTACGACCTGCGCGGGCGGCTCGTCCGCACCCTGCTCGACAGGCTGTTCGCTCCGGGGGCGTACAGCGTGCTTTGGTCTGGAGATGACGACTCCGGGCGGCGCCTGGGCAGCGGGGTGTATTTCTATCGCCTGAGCGCCGGCGAATTCACCCGGACTCGCAAAATGGTCCTGCTGAAGTGA